Genomic DNA from Bremerella alba:
GATGACGGTCTACTTGGGCTTCCTCATTCCAGTGCCTGCTTGGGTTGTTGGTGTTCTGATCCTGCTTTCCAACATCTTTGGACAAGACGAAAGCGTCGCCTACTCGGCACATCTCGCAGGGATTGGCTTCGGGATTGCCTATTTCTTCAGTGGCATCAACCTGGGTAAATTCATCCCTAGCAAGTTGGCGCTCCCGAAATGGTCGCTACGGTCGCGTCCGAAACTGCGGATTCACACAGAGGAAGAAGATTTCGATCCCTACAACGACTCGGACGAAGAAGCCGAACGCATCCTGGAAAAGGTGAATCAATCTGGGATGGATTCCATTAGCGAGTCAGAACGCAAGAAGCTGGAAGCTTATAGCCGTAGAATGCGGCAAAAACTTAGCTGACGCGAGTCCGCTAAAGTCCCTTGGAGCACGGATGCCTGCTGGGCTTAACAACACGAAATACCTTTTCGCTCTAGGCTTGGTCTGCCTCGTCGCCGGGGTAGCTATCTACTTCACTTACGGTCGACCAGCCGTTTCAAAGCCTCCTTCGCTGTCGATTGAATCCACAGATAACTCCTCGGATCAGGTCTTAATCCCAGGCGGAACGTATCTAATTGGGAACGATGCCGGACCACGCGATACCCGCCCCGCTCGACGCATCAAGCTGAAGCCTTTTCAGATCGATCGCACCGAGGTAACCAACGCGATGTTTAACGAGTTCGTTCAGGCAACCGGTTATCAAACCGACGCCGAACGAAAAGGGCACAGCCTGTGCTTCGATAAGACTTCCCGGCAATTTGTCCGCCAAGAGGGTGCAAACTGGCAACAGCCGGACGGTCCCGATTCTTCCATTCTCGGCAAGGAAACAGTTCCGGTCATTCATGTTTCGTGGTACGACGCAAATGCCTACGCGAAGTGGGCAGGCAAACGCCTACCCACTGAATTTCAGTGGGAAGCGGCCGCTCGTGGGCAGTCATCAAACGGAGACTTTCCATGGGCGAGGGATTCGGAATTGGAACCCCATCATTTAGCGAACCTCTGGCAAGGTGAATTCCCCTTACACGACCAAACGCTCGACAATTACCACGGGATCGCTCCCGTAGCTACCTTCCCTGCCGCCGAGCACGATATATTCGACTTGGCCGGAAATGTCGCGGAATGGACTTCAAGCCATTACGCCGAGGACAGCTACACTCTAATAGGCGATGTCGAACCCACTGGCCCCAACGGTGGTGAGATGCGTGTCACGCGCGGTGGAAGTTGGCTAAGCTCCGACCAGACAGGCGTAAGCGAAGCGGCAATGTGGTACCGTGGAAAACTCACACCTGAAACCAGCACGAATTTCACCGGCTTCCGCTGCGTGAC
This window encodes:
- a CDS encoding formylglycine-generating enzyme family protein encodes the protein MPAGLNNTKYLFALGLVCLVAGVAIYFTYGRPAVSKPPSLSIESTDNSSDQVLIPGGTYLIGNDAGPRDTRPARRIKLKPFQIDRTEVTNAMFNEFVQATGYQTDAERKGHSLCFDKTSRQFVRQEGANWQQPDGPDSSILGKETVPVIHVSWYDANAYAKWAGKRLPTEFQWEAAARGQSSNGDFPWARDSELEPHHLANLWQGEFPLHDQTLDNYHGIAPVATFPAAEHDIFDLAGNVAEWTSSHYAEDSYTLIGDVEPTGPNGGEMRVTRGGSWLSSDQTGVSEAAMWYRGKLTPETSTNFTGFRCVTDNERSR